In Natranaerobius thermophilus JW/NM-WN-LF, the genomic stretch CTAAACTTTGTTATAGCAAACCACAATCCAAGCAAAAAAATATTTAGCCCGCCATTACGGTACATCACCTGGGATATGTCACTAGAGGTTATCCCTAATATATTAAAAGACCAAAACTACTATATGAAGGAGTTTGAAGAAATTATGAAGAATGGTTACAATAACCAATTAGAATATGCTGGATCGTCAGGAGCTTTCTTGAAATATAATTATAAAAACAAAGACATCTATCTAGCCGAGTTGATTACAGGTGATAATTATCTGAGGCGAGAACTATATATCCCGCCCAAAACAGCATTTGTCTATATTAAAAACCGTAAACAGTTAGAAGATGTTAAAATTCAAAGTGATAATAAATTTTATGCTTTTTCTAGGGATGAAAAGAAACGATATAAAATGGAAAAACAATTTAGTAAAACAATTATTGAAGAGGTAGATAGTTGATAAACACAGGTTAGACATCAATGATATAATGACATTAAGGCAATACACACTAATCGATGGCTGGTATTATAAATAGCTGTTAGAGGAGCTGATGGCAATGTCCAAGACAACTTTTACAATGAGTGTAGATAAGGAACTGCATGAAAAAGCTAAGGAGGCGATAAAAGGATTAGGGGTAACTCTATCGGATTTCTATTTATATGCTGCTAAAGTTTATTTAGATGACGGGTCTCCAAGTATAAAGAATAGATATAGTGACAAGTATCAGAAAATTATCATATATCTTCCAAGTGGAGAAAAGAAAGAACTTAAAAAGCAAGCAATCAAACTTGGATTAACGATGTCAGAACTATTTTCTTATGCTTTACATTACTACTTTGGAAATGAGTCGGCAAATTATTTTGCTATTATTCGCTATACTATTAAGTTAAATAGAATAGATGAAAGTAGAGAAGAGAGCAGCTCTAGTAGACGAGTAATTAACTTTTATTTAAACCCTGAGTTGAGTAGAGAACTCGATTACTATTGTATTGAGAATGATACAACACGAACAGATGTTATCTATAAAGCAGTACAAAGGTATAAAGATAGTGATGATATGGAACAAGTAGATTATCAAGGAACTTTGGACCAACAAAGCAGTATTGTTGAAAAAGCAAGTTTAAACTTTCAACTAAACCAACATTCTAAACGGTTGGGTATAAGCAAATCAGAACTCATTAACCGAGCTGTCTATCTATATATTAACAACTAAAAAATATGCCCGTATGCAATATTTACATTAATGTATATATAGTGTAAAATATAGACATAAGATAGAGATATATCACCAAATGACCCCCTAAAAATGAACAGTAATGTCTAGTTTTTAGTTTTGAATAGGCGATACAAGCTATAAATCCCGTCATAGAAGTGTAAATCCAATTTTTATAAATGGTCAAAATGGTCTTTTTGACCATATTTTAAAGCAGAGGAGGTGAAGATTATTGACAGAAACTGTAAGATTCATGACCCAAAAAGAGTTAGATAAATTGTTTCGAACTATAGAGAAAAGCAAAGATAAGCACTGGCTACGTGATATAACCATGTTTAGGATAGCTTATCGGTGCGGGTTGAGAGCTTCTGAAGTTGGGTTGATACAGGTATCAGATTTTAATCCAAAGATGAATGAACTATATGTTAGACGGAACAAAAACTCTCTTAATAATACAATTAGGTTGGATAATAAAACTGCTCGCTACCTTAAGAAATATATCAAATCCTATCAATTGAAAGAGAACGAGATAATGTTCAAAAGCCAAAAAAGGTCACCAATTTCACGGCAGAATTTGGACAGGATTATGAAGAAGTACTGTGAAAAAGCAAAAATAAAAGATGTTACAAATTGGCATTTCCACGTGATGAAGCACTCCATAGCAGTTCACCTAGCTGAAACGGGTCTGGACGTGAAAGAGCTTCAGCATTACTTGGGACATAGGAACATAGCTAGCACCCTGGTATATTTTCAATTTACAACCAGACAGCAAGACGAAATGTATCAGAAGATAAGCAAGAACAATCAATTGGTGTAAAATGAGGTTTCATCTATATGTATATCAATCAAATTTAGAATAATAATACATTTTTACAATAAAATAACACTTTTTTATTGACAGGTATCAGATAATTGTTTATAATATTATTAGAAGATATTCATAATAGTAACTATTTCACGCACAACAAAATATAAATGTTTTGTGGGTAAAGTGTCCTCCATCAGAGGATAACGGATACCTATGTGTTTTTTTACGTTTGAGCCAAACTCCGCAGGCTTGTCGGGATTTTATTCTCCGATAAGCCCTGCGGATTTTTCTATTTTATGGAAAATTTTTGAGTTGTTCAGCTATTCATTAAATCAAGATGAATCAAGAAGTATGGTAAAACATGTAAAATCGGTTCACGTGTACCGATTTGTATGAGAGTAGTTAGAAGAAAAGAATATCAAGATCAAGGAAACTATTACAGGGGGTGATGATAATGATCTAGTTTAAATATGCTTCAAGAAAACAGAAAATTCAAACAAAAACTTTAATTGGAGGGATTATCATGAAAAGAATTATTGATGGTTTAGTTTATGATACTGATAAGGCGGAGCTTTTAGCTGAGTACTATTATTCACACAAGGGGGACTTCAATTATATTAAAGAAAAACTTTATAAAACTTCAAACGGGCGGTACTTCTTATATGGTGAAGGAGGCCCTAAAACCGAATACTTTGAGAACGTAGGAAATAGTAGTTACAGTGGTGGCAACACGATCATACCACTAACTAAAGAAGGAGTCCTAGATTGGGTAGAAAGAAGAGAAATTGATGATAAGAAGATATTGAAGGAGCTTTCAGAAGTTCTAGATGAAGCTTAATTAGAGCCTGGGTACGCCTTTGGCTCTAATTTTTAATGTAGAAATATTGAAAGAGTATCTAGATAAATTTGATTTCACACAAAAGTATAACAGCAAGTCATTGAACGGTATACCTGGTTTTTGAAACTTGGTATACCGTCTATTTTTTTGTTGAAAATCGATGTTTAGAGTTTAAGGAGTAAAGATTAAAAGGGGCTTTGGGGGTGATGACAATGGCCTAGTTTAAATATGTTTTTAGAAAACAGAAAATTCAAAAAACTAAGGAGGGATAAATTATGAAAAGGATTCACAATGGTATGGTTTACGATACTGATAAGGCTGAACGTATTGCTTCATATAAGTACGGTGATCTAAATGACGCTAAGTATGTAATTGAAGAGTTATATAAAACAAAAAACGACAGATACTTTCTTTATGCTCAAGGTGGTGCACTCAGTGAATATGGTGAAAAAGTCGGTACTAACAGTTATAGCGGTAACAGTGTGATTCTTCCATTAAGTGTAGATGAAGTCTTCGATTGGGCTGAAGATCGAAATATAAACTCACAGAAATTGGTAGAAGAGCTTTCTGATTATCTTGATGAAGCTTAGTTAGAGATTGGGAGTATAGCCCAGGCAGAATTATAACTATTTCAAGGAGGTGAAGCATGAGTAAAGTTACAAGTTTTCATTCAACAGAAATACTGGCTCTAACGCCAACAGAGATAGAAGAACGTATTGAAGAGTTACTAGTTGAAAGGAATAGAGGAGAGCTTCAGCCTGAAGGATATTTTTATGATGGTATATGGTATCCGAGTGAAACCCAAGAAAAGGCTAGTTGCTGCTTTAATATTAATCACAAATTAGAACTATATGATCATTGCAAAACTGAAAATCACTTAAAGATATTAGCGGTAGAAACCTTAATAGGTAGTGTCAAGAATTTTGTGTAAAGGGCGTAGGGCCCTCGGAAAAGTCTTAACAGTCGTATCTTAGCTCAAACATTTCTTGTAGCTTGTGCTGGCATTGTTTGAAACCACGAAGTTTTTTATTAGCCCATCGAACATTGATGTCCTGAATAGCAAAGAAGATCACTTTTTCGGCAGCCTTTGGGCTAGTTAAACTGTTCATAGTCTTTAGACGTTTTCTAATTTCCTTAATAGTTCTCTCGATCCAGTTTGT encodes the following:
- a CDS encoding tyrosine-type recombinase/integrase, with product MTETVRFMTQKELDKLFRTIEKSKDKHWLRDITMFRIAYRCGLRASEVGLIQVSDFNPKMNELYVRRNKNSLNNTIRLDNKTARYLKKYIKSYQLKENEIMFKSQKRSPISRQNLDRIMKKYCEKAKIKDVTNWHFHVMKHSIAVHLAETGLDVKELQHYLGHRNIASTLVYFQFTTRQQDEMYQKISKNNQLV